CAGCACAAGCCAGCACATAGCTGTGGGCTTAGGACCTTACTTAGAAGTATCCAATTCTGTATATAAATATGCAAAGCTTTAATAAAAAGCCAGTTTCAGGTCCATTAATTTGGTGCCCTGACAATtacaaataaatagtaataaatacTTGTTTACTCTTTTACACCCTTTATGTGTTCCACAGGattataaacaaaacagaaccaTGCTTCTTCCTCAGTTAAATACAATGAGATTTGAGTTGGGACATACAATTGCTAACAATGTGCAGCAACACTACACAACAGTTTAGAAGAACAACAGTATCAATACATAGCACTTAGAGCATTCTGCAGCCCTTGCAGGGTTCATTCAAAGCCCTTGCAAACAAAGACTTAGCTAAGAAAGAGACAATGTTATATCCATAAAGAATCAGAGGGAAtttagatgagaaaaaaaaatgtaattaccCAAAGTGGAATTTGGCCAGGACACCAGAATTGATGTCTTTATTGCACATAAAATGTCACATTAACTGGAGATACTGCAGATATGGGAGCTAAGAAAATTAGATCAGGTTCATATGAGaccttttaatttccttgaGTATGAAAATCCAATTTCCACATGGATTGTGTCTAAACAGTTTGATGTTTTGGTAGACATCAAAAAGGTCAATGAAAACTCAAAGGAACCTATCCAGCTGCAGGAGTACAAACCACTATCTCCATTCAAAAATTAATACAATGAAAGATTTTACATCAGTTGAAAATGTTGCATCGTAATTGCTGGCAGTTTGGGAACTGGCATCAAAGTATCATCCTGGCACAAATCTACAAATCTCTGAAAACAAGCtcagaagagagagacagagacgAAGTagcaagaagcagcaaagagTGCAGATGAAATTCAGGGACCCGCCTGGCAGAGTCCTGGCTTCCAACTCTTCTCTGAAGTCTCAGAGAAAAGGACTGGAGGATAAACGAGGTCACAGGTGGCTTTGAGATGCAGCTCTGAAAGAATTTTCTTGGCCTATTTACTGTGCAGTTGCTTCTTTTAttcagctttctttgctttccGTTTTCTTGTGCCTTCATTTAGCTCCTCCTTAGATTTtgcaggaggaggtggaggatGGGAAACCTCATGGGAGGCACCATGCTGGTCATGATGATGACTAGTGTGTTCATTAGAAAGTGAGCCAAAGAAAATTGGGCAGAGGAAGTCTTCAACAGGAGCAAAAGGTGAGGCATGAGAGTGAGTTGCTGTCATGAAAACCTGCCATGCAACAGTGGATACTTAAAGTTAATGATCACATACATCAGTGATGAAATACTAATAGGAGCATCCCACTAAGCACAGATAAGAGTCCCTATTACTGTATGACTTGAGGGAGAATTGCAAGGATCTTCCTCTGCCATAGTGCCTATATGATGGAGAATTCAGTCTATAATTTCTTGAACAGATCTTCCCTGGTGTGTACAGGCAATGCCTTCAACAGTGGCTTAGAAAGGTGATCAAAGCTAGGTGCAAGAACTAGTCCTAGTATTTCTTAACAAACCAGTGGGACTCATAGGTTGCTTTCCAACTGCCCTGCAGAATAGCTCATTTTCATCAttaactttcttaaaaataacattttcagtttttcactttATGAACTTACTCATGCAGAGATTCTACACAGGCAAGAAAACACAGGCACCTACATTAAAGTTCTGTAAAGTTAGGAGGCACAGATCAGCAGAACCCACTAAAAAGAGTAGAAAGCAGGATTCCAAAACCAGCATTTTGACTTAAACTAGTGAATTCCCACAACTTGACTCTACACCCCATTTCTTCTCTGGTCCTGCACATATTTTAGCAGCAAATGTGCTGTAAACTTACCTTGCAAACTATCATGAACATGGTGAAAAAGAAGATGAGGTTGGCTTCAGAGATGGGGAGCCAGTGAGTTTGCTGCAGAGTGAAGAGGAGCGTGCCATACAGGCTAGCCTTTGTAGGGCTAGAAGAGAAATAAGCAAGTTGTCTAGAAGGTTTGCATAGTTTATATCCAGTCCTGAATCCAGTTctttaaattccattttcagtCTGGCAGAGAATTTACAGCTAGCTACTTACAAGGACATATGGagaatttcatttgtttctggCTTCCAGACCCCACGCAACAGTTGCTCAAAGTTAGACATTAAAGCAACACCAGAACCTGCAAGACAGTAAAAGTGAACAAATAAAACTGCCACAGCAGAAGAGTGCTTATCTCTCTCTTCCAGATTCCCAAGGAAGAAGGATAACCcaagatgaacaaaaaaaatcataactttCTTCCCAAACTTAAAAGTTGTTACTCTAAAATACCAGTTAACCACATACATTAACCGGCTTATCAATCAGCACCAAGTGATGTGTTCACCCTAGCTTCACTCACAGATTCTCCCATCCATCCCCACACAGGCTGCGTGTCCCTGCTGTGTTAAGAGTATCTCATGTTTCACCTTTGACCCATCCGGTAGCCATCATAACGAACCACCCGTGGTGGTGAGCATGGTGGACCCCAGCAGCAATTTTGCGAACTCTGACCACCTCCTTCATTGCCACAAAGACAAGCTTCATAGGCAGAAAGCTAACGCACTTGTAGAAGAGGTTCATGGGACAGAAGAATATCAAATACCTGGAACAAAACCACAAAGAGTTCAGGGGCCCATTTGTATGTCTTCATTTGGGATGTTCAGACAGGAATAAGAACACTGTGGTGTTAGCCTGAATTAtgtcagggaaaaagaaaatgctagtTCTGTCACACAAAAGCACATAGATTCCCTATGCACTGAGGAAATTAAACCTTTGAGAGACTATGGTTAACTTGTGCACATTTCATGAATATAACCAAAAAACGACC
This sequence is a window from Rhea pennata isolate bPtePen1 chromosome 27, bPtePen1.pri, whole genome shotgun sequence. Protein-coding genes within it:
- the TMEM38A gene encoding trimeric intracellular cation channel type A isoform X2, encoding MSRRSPFASWLCAMLHCFGSYILADLLLGESPLHYFSNNSSVVLATAVWYLIFFCPMNLFYKCVSFLPMKLVFVAMKEVVRVRKIAAGVHHAHHHGWFVMMATGWVKGSGVALMSNFEQLLRGVWKPETNEILHMSFPTKASLYGTLLFTLQQTHWLPISEANLIFFFTMFMIVCKVFMTATHSHASPFAPVEDFLCPIFFGSLSNEHTSHHHDQHGASHEVSHPPPPPAKSKEELNEGTRKRKAKKAE
- the TMEM38A gene encoding trimeric intracellular cation channel type A isoform X1 — encoded protein: MELAGALQLGELAAAFAALPVFPLFDLAYFIVSVLYLKYEPGAVEMSRRSPFASWLCAMLHCFGSYILADLLLGESPLHYFSNNSSVVLATAVWYLIFFCPMNLFYKCVSFLPMKLVFVAMKEVVRVRKIAAGVHHAHHHGWFVMMATGWVKGSGVALMSNFEQLLRGVWKPETNEILHMSFPTKASLYGTLLFTLQQTHWLPISEANLIFFFTMFMIVCKVFMTATHSHASPFAPVEDFLCPIFFGSLSNEHTSHHHDQHGASHEVSHPPPPPAKSKEELNEGTRKRKAKKAE